The following are encoded in a window of Haloarcula halophila genomic DNA:
- a CDS encoding extracellular solute-binding protein encodes MTDSNRRLDRRRILQLSAAGLAGLAGCGTGSQPATDSSGSGDGGSGDGGSGGSSTETATDGSSGQQMASSVTAWSWDVAAKSLDLIDEPYEEANGGDVTVEQFGRSNMKDKFKSRILSGSGAPAIATMESVDAAAWVDTGGLRDISGWIEDAGIKDGFVSGKWGPLTKDGATYALPWDLGPVGMFYRNDVANEHGLDLESVETWDQFIAEGEKLPDDTALMNLPPNDYDGVWRMMFRQLGGLPFTDSGAVNIHSEKSLRVARQMKRAHDAGVTSSVASWSSEWFNRFADGSITGLYGGAWIEGTLKAEIGDTSGKWRVMKPPAYESGGNRATNWGGSNLVIADQVSDAKARRAFDYMQFALANKEMQLKMYRENGLFPAYKPAYESDAFDQGSEFLGGQAAGRMFAEIAPNIPSYTYTTDTPEITKAINSEFKKMISGDLTPKEAVDSAANQVADRTGRELA; translated from the coding sequence ATGACTGATTCCAACCGACGACTCGACCGACGACGCATCTTGCAACTGAGCGCGGCCGGCCTCGCGGGCCTGGCCGGCTGTGGAACCGGTAGCCAGCCAGCAACGGACAGCAGTGGCTCCGGTGACGGCGGCAGCGGTGACGGCGGCAGCGGTGGCAGTTCGACAGAGACAGCCACCGACGGGAGCTCCGGTCAGCAGATGGCTTCCTCGGTAACGGCCTGGAGCTGGGACGTTGCGGCCAAGTCGCTCGACCTCATCGACGAGCCCTACGAGGAAGCCAACGGCGGCGACGTCACCGTCGAGCAGTTCGGCCGCTCGAACATGAAAGACAAGTTCAAATCGCGCATCCTCTCGGGGTCGGGCGCGCCGGCCATCGCGACGATGGAGAGCGTCGACGCGGCCGCCTGGGTCGATACGGGCGGACTGCGCGACATCAGCGGCTGGATCGAGGACGCCGGTATCAAGGACGGGTTCGTCTCCGGGAAGTGGGGTCCGCTCACGAAAGACGGCGCCACGTACGCGCTCCCGTGGGACCTCGGGCCGGTCGGGATGTTCTATCGCAACGACGTCGCCAACGAACACGGGCTCGATCTCGAAAGCGTCGAGACCTGGGACCAGTTCATCGCCGAGGGGGAGAAACTCCCGGACGACACCGCACTGATGAACCTCCCACCCAACGACTACGACGGCGTCTGGCGGATGATGTTCCGTCAGCTCGGTGGGCTTCCGTTCACCGACAGCGGCGCCGTGAACATCCACTCCGAGAAGTCCCTGCGGGTCGCACGCCAGATGAAGCGGGCTCACGACGCCGGGGTCACCTCAAGCGTCGCCTCTTGGTCCAGCGAGTGGTTCAACCGCTTCGCCGACGGCTCCATCACCGGGCTGTACGGCGGTGCCTGGATCGAAGGGACGCTGAAAGCCGAGATCGGTGACACTTCCGGCAAGTGGCGTGTCATGAAGCCCCCGGCCTACGAGAGCGGCGGCAACCGCGCGACTAACTGGGGCGGCTCGAACCTCGTCATCGCCGACCAGGTCAGCGACGCCAAGGCCCGCCGTGCCTTCGACTACATGCAGTTCGCGCTGGCGAACAAGGAGATGCAGCTCAAGATGTACAGAGAGAACGGGCTCTTCCCGGCGTACAAACCGGCCTACGAATCGGACGCGTTCGACCAGGGCTCGGAGTTCCTCGGCGGACAGGCCGCCGGCCGGATGTTCGCCGAGATCGCGCCGAACATCCCGAGCTACACCTACACGACCGACACGCCCGAGATCACGAAGGCGATCAACAGCGAGTTCAAGAAGATGATCTCCGGCGATCTCACGCCGAAGGAAGCCGTCGACAGCGCGGCCAACCAGGTCGCCGACCGGACGGGTCGGGAGCTCGCGTAA
- a CDS encoding lysylphosphatidylglycerol synthase transmembrane domain-containing protein, with translation MTGENAGSLEFVDRRTVGQILLGFGVAAVVLYLLVDFVGTAEVQARLTGSEWGWLAVGCLSTALCLIAWGKAWQIVLSVAGINERFSRLVVTYFAATFANYVTPLGQAGGEPFIAYVLSRDTDASYQDSLASVVTADLLNLFPFVTFAGVGFAALLYQAQLPAAIEPLAGGLVVLSVGVPVVAAVGWRFRAPLKRGLLGLAAPVARRTRLLTLDGLRERLHETEAAFQRIARDRRALVKALSFSYVGWVFFALPLYAAAMAVGESIPLLLVFFIVPASTLAGLVPSPGGSGAVEATLGLLVYTLTPIDPVGATAIAILYRVASYVFALVVGGGAALYVIKRN, from the coding sequence GTGACCGGAGAGAACGCCGGCTCCCTGGAGTTCGTCGACCGCCGCACCGTCGGACAGATACTGCTGGGCTTCGGCGTCGCGGCGGTCGTCCTCTACCTCCTCGTGGATTTCGTCGGGACGGCCGAGGTACAGGCGCGGCTGACCGGCTCCGAGTGGGGATGGCTGGCCGTGGGCTGTCTCTCGACCGCGCTCTGTCTGATCGCCTGGGGGAAAGCCTGGCAGATCGTCCTCTCGGTCGCGGGCATCAACGAGCGGTTCTCGCGGCTCGTGGTCACCTACTTCGCCGCGACCTTCGCCAACTACGTCACCCCGCTGGGCCAGGCCGGTGGCGAGCCGTTCATCGCGTACGTCCTCTCGCGGGACACCGACGCCAGCTACCAGGACAGCCTCGCGAGCGTCGTCACCGCGGACCTGCTGAACCTCTTTCCGTTCGTCACTTTCGCCGGCGTCGGTTTCGCCGCGTTGCTCTATCAGGCACAGCTCCCGGCCGCGATCGAACCACTGGCCGGCGGGCTGGTCGTCCTCTCGGTCGGCGTCCCGGTCGTCGCCGCCGTCGGGTGGCGGTTTCGCGCACCGCTGAAGCGGGGACTGCTCGGGCTCGCGGCGCCGGTCGCCCGCCGGACCCGATTGCTGACGCTTGACGGGCTCCGCGAGCGGCTCCACGAGACCGAGGCGGCGTTCCAGCGCATCGCCCGCGACCGTCGGGCGCTCGTCAAAGCGTTGTCGTTCTCCTACGTCGGCTGGGTCTTCTTCGCGCTCCCGCTGTACGCCGCCGCGATGGCCGTCGGCGAGTCGATCCCGCTGTTGCTCGTCTTCTTTATCGTCCCCGCCTCGACGCTCGCGGGGCTGGTCCCCTCGCCCGGCGGCTCGGGGGCCGTCGAGGCGACGCTGGGACTGCTCGTCTACACGCTGACGCCGATCGACCCCGTCGGCGCGACCGCCATCGCCATCCTCTATCGAGTCGCCAGCTACGTGTTCGCGCTGGTCGTCGGCGGCGGGGCAGCACTGTACGTCATCAAGCGGAACTAA
- a CDS encoding O-acetylhomoserine aminocarboxypropyltransferase/cysteine synthase family protein, translating into MTDQYAFGTRCVHAGQEEPDPATGACAPPIYQTSSYVFEDAETAAQRYALEDDGNVYSRFDNPTVRMLEHRLASLENGVDAVATGSGMAALDAGTLVLASAGDNVVSSSSIYGGTHSYLTSTASRRGIEARFVDTLDPDAYAAAIDDDTAYVHVETIGNPSLVVPPIEEIADVAHDHGVPLFVDNTFGTPALCNPLDHGADVIWESTTKWIHGSGSTVGGVLVDGGSFPWAEYPEKFPEMGGDNPAFDVNFAERFGDRAFAMAARQRGLRSLGDGQKPFDAWATLQGTETLALRMERHCENAMAVAEHLQDHPKVAWVTYPGLDDHETHDLASQYLSGGFGGVVTFGLEGGYDASRQFCERTDLAKFLANIGDAKTLVIHPASTTHAQLSEAEQRESGVRPDLVRMSVGIEDPADVIADIDTAIDEVS; encoded by the coding sequence ATGACCGATCAGTACGCGTTCGGGACACGCTGTGTACACGCCGGGCAGGAAGAGCCCGACCCGGCGACGGGCGCGTGTGCACCCCCGATCTACCAGACCTCCTCGTACGTCTTCGAGGACGCCGAGACCGCCGCCCAGCGGTACGCGCTCGAAGACGACGGCAACGTCTACTCCCGCTTCGACAACCCGACCGTCCGGATGCTCGAACACCGCCTGGCCTCCCTGGAGAACGGCGTCGACGCCGTCGCCACCGGTTCCGGGATGGCCGCACTGGACGCCGGGACGCTCGTGTTGGCCTCGGCCGGCGACAACGTCGTCTCTTCCTCGTCGATCTACGGTGGCACCCACAGCTATCTGACCAGCACCGCCAGTCGCCGCGGGATCGAGGCCCGCTTCGTCGACACGCTCGACCCCGACGCCTACGCAGCGGCGATCGACGACGACACCGCCTACGTCCACGTCGAGACCATCGGCAACCCCTCGCTCGTCGTCCCGCCGATCGAGGAGATCGCCGACGTGGCCCACGACCACGGAGTCCCGCTGTTCGTCGACAACACGTTCGGGACGCCGGCGCTGTGTAACCCCCTGGACCACGGTGCCGACGTCATCTGGGAGTCGACGACCAAGTGGATCCACGGCTCGGGCTCGACGGTCGGCGGCGTCCTGGTCGACGGCGGTTCCTTCCCTTGGGCGGAGTACCCCGAGAAGTTCCCCGAGATGGGTGGCGACAACCCCGCCTTCGACGTGAACTTCGCCGAGCGGTTCGGCGACCGGGCGTTCGCGATGGCCGCCCGTCAGCGGGGACTGCGCTCGCTGGGTGACGGCCAGAAACCGTTCGACGCCTGGGCGACCCTCCAGGGGACGGAGACGCTGGCCCTGCGGATGGAACGGCACTGCGAGAACGCGATGGCCGTCGCGGAACACCTCCAGGACCACCCCAAGGTCGCCTGGGTCACCTACCCGGGACTGGACGACCACGAGACCCACGACCTCGCCAGCCAGTACCTCTCCGGCGGGTTCGGCGGCGTCGTCACGTTCGGGCTCGAAGGCGGGTACGACGCCAGCCGGCAGTTCTGTGAGCGGACCGATCTGGCGAAGTTCCTCGCGAACATCGGCGACGCGAAGACGCTGGTGATCCACCCCGCCTCGACGACCCACGCACAGCTTTCCGAGGCCGAACAGCGCGAGAGCGGCGTCCGCCCGGACCTGGTCCGCATGAGCGTCGGCATCGAGGACCCCGCGGACGTGATCGCCGACATCGACACCGCGATCGACGAGGTGAGCTGA
- a CDS encoding ketopantoate reductase family protein, whose translation MDIVVVGAGSLGSLLGGLLAREHDVTLVGREPHVGTVTREGLAVRGVEQFQAHPAARTDLPSGGDLALVAVKAYDTADVAADLADCAFDACLSVQNGLGNETTLAEAVDCPVLAGTCTYGARLLDPGVVEFTGRGTVTLGDPDGGRSAVADDVAEAFRAAGVESVAVADMPTRLWEKLAVNAAVNATTALARVENGALAATPGDGLAAAAARETARVAREVGVDLPTDRALSLTEQVVRETAANRSSMLQDVEDGRRTEIDAINGAVVDRASEPVPVNETLARLLRTWERGRDRR comes from the coding sequence ATGGACATCGTCGTCGTCGGGGCCGGCAGTCTCGGCAGCCTGCTCGGGGGGTTGCTCGCCCGCGAACACGACGTGACACTCGTCGGGCGCGAGCCACACGTCGGGACCGTCACCCGGGAAGGGTTGGCGGTGAGGGGCGTCGAGCAGTTCCAGGCCCACCCGGCCGCCCGGACCGACCTCCCGTCCGGCGGCGACCTCGCACTGGTCGCGGTCAAAGCCTACGACACGGCCGACGTGGCAGCGGATCTTGCCGACTGTGCCTTCGACGCCTGTCTCTCGGTCCAGAACGGGCTGGGCAACGAGACGACGCTGGCCGAGGCCGTCGACTGTCCGGTACTCGCCGGGACCTGCACGTACGGCGCTCGACTGCTTGATCCCGGCGTCGTCGAGTTCACCGGCCGAGGCACGGTGACACTCGGTGACCCGGACGGCGGGCGTTCCGCTGTCGCCGACGACGTGGCCGAGGCGTTCCGGGCGGCCGGCGTCGAATCGGTCGCCGTCGCGGACATGCCGACGCGGCTCTGGGAGAAGCTGGCGGTCAACGCCGCGGTCAACGCGACGACGGCGCTGGCCCGCGTCGAGAACGGCGCGCTCGCGGCGACACCGGGGGACGGTCTCGCCGCCGCTGCCGCCCGGGAGACCGCCCGCGTCGCCCGTGAGGTGGGCGTCGACCTCCCGACGGACCGGGCGCTGTCGCTGACCGAGCAGGTGGTCCGGGAGACGGCGGCCAACCGCTCGTCGATGTTACAGGACGTCGAGGACGGCCGGCGGACCGAGATCGACGCCATCAACGGGGCCGTCGTCGACCGGGCGAGCGAGCCGGTCCCGGTCAACGAGACGCTCGCCCGGCTACTCCGGACCTGGGAACGGGGGCGTGACCGCCGTTAG
- a CDS encoding IclR family transcriptional regulator produces the protein MDESYPVQATATTMRVVEELLDRGTAGVTELARELDLSKGAVHNHLKTLNQLEFVVREGRQYRVGSRFLDLGARARETMPVYQAARSEVARLARSSGEVAALVVEEHDAAAYILVEGDEAGETAVREGIRRPLPADAAGRAILAHRPEDEIRSLLTDSEWPTDDDRVATTETALLDDLRTVREQSVAFDREEQADGTRSVAAPLTTDEGRAVGAVCVTGPANRMTGKRLEEDITGLVVSSANSISVDLF, from the coding sequence ATGGACGAATCGTATCCGGTACAGGCCACTGCGACGACGATGCGAGTCGTCGAGGAGCTACTCGACCGTGGAACGGCGGGTGTGACGGAACTCGCGCGGGAACTCGACCTCTCGAAGGGAGCGGTACACAACCACCTCAAGACCCTCAATCAGTTGGAGTTCGTCGTCCGCGAGGGTCGCCAGTACCGCGTCGGATCGCGGTTCCTCGACTTGGGCGCGCGGGCGCGCGAGACGATGCCAGTGTACCAGGCTGCGCGGTCGGAAGTCGCCCGCCTCGCGCGCTCCAGCGGCGAGGTCGCGGCCCTCGTCGTCGAGGAACACGACGCGGCAGCGTACATCTTGGTGGAAGGCGACGAAGCGGGCGAAACCGCTGTCCGGGAGGGGATACGTCGGCCCTTGCCTGCCGACGCCGCGGGGCGAGCGATCCTGGCACACCGGCCGGAAGACGAGATCAGGTCACTGCTCACCGACAGCGAGTGGCCGACAGACGACGACCGCGTAGCGACCACCGAGACGGCGCTGCTGGACGACCTCCGAACCGTCCGCGAACAGAGCGTCGCCTTCGACCGCGAGGAGCAGGCCGACGGGACCAGAAGCGTCGCTGCACCCCTGACGACCGACGAGGGGCGTGCCGTCGGCGCGGTGTGTGTCACGGGCCCGGCCAACCGGATGACAGGGAAACGCTTGGAGGAGGATATCACCGGCCTTGTTGTCAGCAGTGCGAATAGTATTTCCGTTGATCTGTTCTGA
- a CDS encoding glycoside hydrolase family 36 protein: protein MVRLDAGETTVRFAPETARLTVRQGSDELASGTVRAELGDETVPATDSYALSSDGDSVRVRYDGVGAETTVMLTTADGGVHVSVAVTNTDGEPKPVGRLCPLAADELAFGPETGVYRHGYQSWTPTATLPVGEAFPAVDPVDVPMMTDVAAPTATSHCQIGLTEGDSHLTAGFLDHSAFVTRFDYEHGDGIESLSAVCPGDGVELAPGETATSAPLRLDAARPVDEALTAIAERTGTRMDARIGEWVPTGWCSWYHYFTGVTADDVRTNRAALDEWGLPVEVVQLDDGYQTAFGDWRTLAEGFEDMASLVADIDDADHTPGLWLAPFFVQEDAALVDDHPEWLLTDGDGEFVPAGERHGEMYGLDLTHPGVQAWLRETFRTITEEWGFDYLKLDFLYAGALPGERFADVTRAEAYRQGLATIRQAVGEETYILGCGAPQGQSVGLVDAMRVGPDTAEYWVREGESASEPAHENAIRNVLNRDYLHRRWWVNDPDCQLVRETTELSMAERETFAAIVALTGGSNVFSDRIDEIGAAGRDLLERSLPPVESGTVSGVGRTEFPERVVCERPADAGRAVARFNWSDEPDTLSLSLDEDERGWDALECEPIAAGGTVERTVPAHGCLLVHVVPALDRPHLLGTDHLGGLGDRLERVAWDADEVGGRLTLSVDVETPQELILAVPDGWTHPDGATADGTETLALTARPGTTTVSFERH, encoded by the coding sequence ATGGTTCGACTCGACGCGGGCGAGACGACCGTCCGGTTCGCGCCCGAGACGGCACGCCTGACAGTCCGACAGGGGAGCGACGAACTCGCCAGCGGGACCGTCCGTGCCGAACTCGGCGACGAGACGGTCCCGGCGACCGACAGCTACGCGCTCTCCAGCGACGGGGACAGTGTCCGGGTTCGGTACGACGGCGTCGGCGCGGAGACGACGGTCATGCTCACGACGGCCGACGGTGGCGTCCACGTGTCGGTGGCAGTTACGAACACGGACGGGGAACCCAAGCCGGTCGGTCGGCTCTGTCCGCTGGCGGCCGACGAACTGGCGTTCGGTCCCGAAACGGGGGTGTACCGCCACGGCTACCAGTCCTGGACGCCGACGGCGACACTCCCCGTGGGCGAGGCGTTCCCAGCGGTCGACCCGGTCGACGTACCGATGATGACCGACGTGGCCGCTCCGACGGCAACGAGTCACTGCCAGATCGGGCTGACCGAGGGGGACAGTCATCTGACCGCCGGCTTTCTCGACCACTCGGCGTTCGTCACCCGCTTCGACTACGAGCACGGCGACGGGATCGAGTCACTGTCGGCGGTCTGTCCCGGCGACGGGGTCGAACTCGCGCCGGGGGAGACAGCGACGAGCGCGCCCCTCCGACTCGACGCCGCTCGCCCGGTCGACGAGGCACTGACCGCGATCGCCGAGCGGACCGGAACCCGGATGGATGCCCGGATCGGTGAGTGGGTGCCGACCGGGTGGTGTTCGTGGTACCACTACTTCACCGGGGTCACCGCCGACGACGTGCGGACGAACCGCGCCGCCCTCGACGAGTGGGGGCTCCCAGTCGAGGTCGTCCAACTCGACGACGGCTACCAGACCGCCTTCGGCGACTGGCGGACGCTGGCCGAGGGGTTCGAGGACATGGCGTCGCTGGTCGCGGACATCGACGACGCCGACCACACGCCCGGACTGTGGCTCGCACCCTTCTTCGTCCAGGAGGACGCCGCCCTCGTCGACGACCATCCCGAATGGCTGCTGACCGACGGCGACGGGGAGTTCGTCCCCGCCGGCGAACGCCACGGCGAGATGTACGGGCTGGACCTGACCCATCCCGGGGTTCAGGCGTGGCTCCGGGAGACGTTCCGAACGATCACCGAGGAGTGGGGCTTCGACTACCTCAAGCTCGACTTCCTCTATGCGGGCGCGTTGCCCGGTGAACGGTTCGCCGACGTGACCCGAGCCGAGGCCTACAGGCAGGGCCTGGCGACGATCCGCCAGGCCGTCGGCGAGGAGACGTACATCCTGGGCTGTGGGGCGCCACAGGGCCAGAGTGTCGGCCTCGTCGACGCGATGCGGGTCGGCCCGGACACCGCCGAGTACTGGGTCAGGGAGGGCGAATCCGCCAGCGAGCCGGCCCACGAGAACGCCATCCGGAACGTCCTCAACCGTGACTACCTCCACCGCCGGTGGTGGGTCAACGACCCCGACTGTCAACTGGTCCGGGAGACGACGGAGCTCTCGATGGCCGAGCGGGAGACGTTCGCGGCTATCGTCGCGCTCACCGGCGGTTCGAACGTCTTCAGCGACAGGATCGACGAGATCGGTGCCGCCGGCCGCGACCTCCTCGAACGGTCGTTGCCGCCGGTCGAGAGCGGGACCGTCTCGGGCGTGGGACGGACGGAGTTCCCCGAGCGAGTGGTCTGTGAACGGCCCGCCGACGCCGGCCGGGCCGTCGCGCGGTTCAACTGGAGCGACGAACCCGACACGCTCTCGCTGTCCCTCGACGAAGACGAGCGCGGTTGGGACGCGCTGGAGTGCGAACCGATCGCCGCCGGCGGGACCGTCGAACGGACGGTGCCCGCACACGGCTGTCTGCTCGTCCACGTCGTCCCCGCACTCGATCGCCCCCATCTACTCGGGACCGACCACCTCGGTGGCCTCGGCGACCGCCTCGAACGGGTCGCCTGGGACGCCGACGAGGTTGGCGGGCGACTGACGCTGTCGGTCGACGTCGAGACGCCCCAGGAACTCATCCTGGCAGTTCCCGACGGATGGACCCACCCCGACGGAGCCACGGCGGACGGCACGGAAACGCTCGCGCTCACCGCCCGTCCGGGGACGACGACGGTGTCCTTCGAGCGGCACTGA
- a CDS encoding DUF7130 family rubredoxin-like protein gives MSDMSTNAEADEVSFGQTVYDEDGTALGTIRGFDEHGFYVTADEGIEALSSEHITTGSAGEAELMWRCWKCGEMGQIDELPESCPACGAAKEEIYYWQED, from the coding sequence ATGTCAGACATGTCAACAAACGCCGAGGCCGACGAAGTCTCCTTCGGCCAGACGGTCTACGACGAGGACGGGACGGCTCTGGGGACGATCCGCGGGTTCGACGAACACGGGTTCTACGTCACGGCCGACGAAGGGATCGAGGCCCTCTCCAGCGAGCACATCACGACCGGATCGGCCGGGGAGGCCGAACTGATGTGGCGCTGCTGGAAGTGTGGTGAGATGGGACAGATCGACGAACTCCCCGAGTCCTGTCCCGCCTGCGGAGCGGCCAAAGAGGAGATCTACTACTGGCAGGAAGACTGA
- the metX gene encoding homoserine O-acetyltransferase MetX — MTVDHETVSLGAFEFQCGETIPDLELAYETYGEFEGDNAVLVCHALTGSAHVASQGRFEDSDQAYAWWDDIVGPGKAIDTTEYFVVCVNVPGSCYGSSGPPSPNPETGEPYGPEFPPVTVADWTEAQRTLLDELGVPHLYAVVGGSVGGMNVLEWAKRHPDHVEKIVPIAAAGRLDSQCLALDGIARRAITTDPNWNGGDYYDGDHPDEGLALARELGHVMYFSKSSMDRRFGRRAATREAERAFPVDPAGRFFPYRDVESYLDYNASKFVERFDANSYLYLTRAMDNYDLASGFESDADALAAFDGDALVMSFTGDWHFTTQQSEALADALRETDTDVAHHVVDSDYGHDAFLVEPDSVGPPVSDFLAEGIGGNAVSDTVEVETEESDFAPVHNSLFSQ; from the coding sequence ATGACCGTCGACCACGAGACCGTCTCGCTGGGGGCGTTCGAGTTCCAGTGTGGCGAGACCATCCCGGACCTGGAACTGGCCTACGAGACCTACGGCGAGTTCGAGGGCGACAACGCCGTGTTGGTCTGTCACGCCCTGACCGGCAGCGCCCACGTCGCCTCCCAGGGCCGCTTCGAGGACAGCGACCAGGCCTACGCCTGGTGGGACGACATCGTCGGGCCGGGCAAAGCCATCGACACCACCGAGTACTTCGTCGTCTGCGTCAACGTTCCCGGCTCCTGTTACGGCTCCAGTGGCCCGCCGAGTCCGAACCCCGAGACGGGCGAGCCCTACGGGCCGGAGTTTCCCCCCGTGACGGTCGCCGACTGGACCGAGGCCCAGCGCACACTGCTGGACGAACTCGGCGTCCCCCACCTCTACGCGGTCGTCGGCGGTAGCGTCGGCGGCATGAACGTTCTGGAGTGGGCCAAACGCCACCCCGACCACGTCGAGAAGATCGTCCCAATCGCCGCGGCGGGCCGCCTCGACTCCCAGTGTCTTGCCCTCGACGGCATCGCCCGGCGAGCGATCACCACCGATCCGAACTGGAACGGCGGCGACTACTACGACGGGGACCATCCCGACGAGGGACTGGCGCTGGCCCGCGAACTCGGCCATGTCATGTATTTCTCGAAGTCCAGCATGGACCGCCGGTTCGGCCGCCGGGCGGCGACCCGTGAGGCCGAGCGGGCGTTCCCGGTCGACCCCGCCGGCCGCTTCTTCCCGTACCGGGACGTCGAATCCTATCTCGACTACAACGCCTCGAAGTTCGTCGAGCGGTTCGACGCCAACAGCTACCTCTATCTGACGCGGGCGATGGACAACTACGACCTCGCGAGCGGCTTCGAATCCGACGCCGACGCCTTGGCTGCCTTCGACGGCGACGCGCTCGTGATGTCCTTTACCGGGGACTGGCACTTCACGACCCAGCAGTCCGAGGCCCTGGCCGACGCGCTCCGGGAGACCGACACCGACGTTGCCCACCACGTCGTCGACTCCGACTACGGCCACGACGCCTTCCTGGTCGAACCGGACAGCGTCGGCCCGCCGGTTTCGGATTTCCTCGCGGAGGGCATCGGGGGCAACGCCGTCTCGGACACCGTCGAGGTCGAGACCGAGGAGTCCGACTTCGCGCCGGTCCACAACAGCCTCTTCTCGCAGTAG
- a CDS encoding sulfatase-like hydrolase/transferase, translating to MTDADGSNVLFVVLDTVRKDRLSVYDPEMETTPNLAAFAEEAAVFDNAVAPAPWTLPVHASMFTGLYPSEHEATQEDPYLAGATTLAESLSAAGYDTACYSSNAWITSYTNLTAGFDDHDNFFQIMPSELLSGPLASVWRTMNDNDTLRSVADRLVQMGNKIHEHLAEGGGGDTKTPQVIDKTIDFIDDSDDFFAFINLMDAHLPYHPPEEYAEEFAPGVDSTEVCQNSKEYNCGAREIDDEEWDAITGLYDAELAHIDDQLDRLFSHLKETGQWEDTTIVVCADHGELHGEHGLYGHEFGIYDPLVNVPLMVKHPEIEPGHDAETTVELVDLYHTVLDAAGATGRGEPLAATRSLLSADYREFADDVGGHDRADVGFVEYHQPVVELRQLEGKASAAGIELDEQSRFYSRMGAARTPEDKFIHCTRIPDEAYHLDTDPGETDNVADADDPEIDALRDALWAFVEDVDADWPDEADGADGDVLDEMDDDTKDRLQDLGYID from the coding sequence ATGACCGACGCCGACGGGTCGAACGTGCTGTTCGTCGTCCTGGACACGGTCCGAAAGGACCGGCTGTCCGTCTACGACCCCGAGATGGAGACCACGCCGAACCTCGCCGCGTTCGCCGAGGAGGCCGCCGTCTTCGACAACGCCGTCGCACCGGCCCCCTGGACGCTGCCGGTCCACGCCTCGATGTTCACCGGGCTCTACCCCAGCGAACACGAGGCGACCCAGGAAGATCCCTACCTGGCGGGCGCGACCACGCTCGCGGAGTCGCTGTCGGCGGCCGGCTACGACACCGCCTGCTACTCCTCGAACGCCTGGATCACCAGCTACACCAATCTGACGGCGGGCTTCGACGACCACGACAACTTCTTCCAGATCATGCCCAGCGAACTGCTCTCGGGCCCGCTGGCGAGCGTCTGGAGGACGATGAACGACAACGACACCCTCCGGTCGGTCGCCGACCGCCTCGTCCAGATGGGCAACAAGATCCACGAACACCTCGCGGAGGGCGGTGGCGGCGACACCAAGACCCCGCAGGTCATCGACAAGACCATCGACTTTATCGACGACAGCGACGACTTCTTCGCCTTCATCAACCTGATGGACGCTCACCTCCCCTACCACCCGCCCGAGGAGTACGCCGAGGAGTTCGCGCCCGGGGTCGACTCGACCGAAGTGTGCCAGAACTCCAAGGAGTACAACTGCGGGGCTCGGGAAATCGACGACGAGGAGTGGGACGCGATCACGGGCCTGTACGACGCCGAACTGGCCCACATCGACGACCAACTCGACCGCCTGTTCTCGCATCTCAAGGAGACCGGCCAGTGGGAGGACACCACCATCGTCGTCTGTGCCGACCACGGTGAACTCCACGGGGAACACGGCCTCTACGGCCACGAGTTCGGCATCTACGACCCGCTCGTGAACGTCCCGCTCATGGTGAAACACCCCGAGATCGAACCCGGACACGACGCGGAGACCACGGTCGAACTCGTCGACCTCTATCACACCGTGTTGGACGCTGCCGGTGCGACCGGCCGTGGCGAACCCCTGGCGGCCACCCGGTCGCTCCTCTCGGCGGATTACCGGGAGTTCGCCGACGACGTGGGCGGCCACGACCGGGCCGACGTGGGCTTCGTCGAGTATCACCAGCCCGTCGTGGAACTGCGCCAACTGGAAGGGAAGGCCAGTGCGGCGGGGATCGAACTGGACGAACAGTCCCGCTTCTACTCCCGGATGGGGGCCGCACGCACCCCCGAGGACAAGTTCATCCACTGTACGCGCATCCCCGACGAGGCCTACCACCTCGATACCGATCCCGGCGAGACCGACAACGTCGCCGACGCGGACGACCCCGAGATCGACGCGCTGCGGGATGCACTCTGGGCGTTCGTCGAGGACGTGGACGCCGACTGGCCCGACGAGGCCGACGGTGCCGACGGCGACGTCTTGGACGAGATGGACGACGACACGAAAGACCGACTCCAGGACCTGGGGTACATCGACTGA